Proteins encoded together in one Chitinophaga lutea window:
- a CDS encoding fasciclin domain-containing protein: protein MKKIFLIMPALLVCVAFTACKKLPLQEGYDYTPSHYDNKLNKSVVDFMKSRPDLFSGMLAAIDYVDTDPAYKDIKPLYAGTGNTFLLLTNNALTELETDTTSFFTRNKIANPADPSKPFSGTSWAQYDKKLVADLLRYHILKGRQDYSTITSKPVWLDTYLTSEANPLAKIYVYMKGDRDGFFYLNNFALFPHTWYLETRPRTPNLQATNAPVHVMDKYLIPPSKAQFDNNK from the coding sequence ATGAAAAAGATATTTTTAATAATGCCCGCCCTGCTTGTGTGCGTTGCCTTTACAGCCTGTAAGAAGCTGCCGTTGCAGGAGGGATACGACTATACGCCGTCTCACTACGATAACAAACTCAACAAAAGCGTGGTGGACTTCATGAAATCGCGGCCCGACCTGTTTTCCGGCATGCTGGCGGCGATCGATTATGTAGATACCGACCCGGCTTACAAAGACATCAAGCCACTGTATGCCGGCACCGGCAATACCTTCCTGTTGCTTACCAACAATGCGCTCACCGAGCTGGAAACGGATACCACGAGTTTCTTCACCAGGAACAAAATCGCCAACCCGGCGGATCCGTCCAAACCGTTCAGCGGCACCAGCTGGGCGCAATACGACAAAAAGCTGGTGGCCGACCTGCTGCGGTATCACATCCTGAAAGGCCGGCAGGATTATTCCACCATCACCTCCAAACCGGTGTGGCTGGATACTTACCTCACCAGCGAAGCCAATCCGCTGGCGAAGATTTACGTGTATATGAAAGGCGACCGCGACGGGTTCTTTTACCTGAACAATTTTGCCCTTTTCCCGCATACCTGGTACCTGGAAACAAGGCCGCGCACGCCCAATCTGCAGGCCACCAACGCGCCGGTGCATGTAATGGACAAGTATCTGATTCCGCCCTCCAAGGCACAATTCGACAATAACAAATAA
- a CDS encoding RagB/SusD family nutrient uptake outer membrane protein: protein MKRIKLTAIFFAGLMMIASVQCNKTLDESPVSTSDPKDFWKDQNDAKAWMAGVYNQLQTVLRLNWFDWGEVRSDNMTVAGTGNAQVKMLSNALTANDADLNGTTTWTELYVGISLCNFGIKYFPEMIAENRDAGINVYKDYLGQCYALRAMYYFYGLRVWGKMPLLTVPVEDLNQEVQFARSPIADVKKRILDDIDASLAIIGNDITTKAMKYRIQKGGVYALKTDVHMWFQEYDAALEASQNCITESKCTWVTDNMKWKDMFVNPENSTETIFNLWWNDVERGNQGVGICQKLGSGSNTHQYKLRPDLWQELKNHLEGGKTTDGRFYLCWDTVKYNSVAKYTTDVVQFGKFSLWKAAPGGEFIFEGNNTCNVKIPIYRFADIMLLRAEALAHKSRFTEALDIVNKVRERVGYKVKATEADVPAGMDKIKGIERIILKERQFELLGEGKRWFDLCRIDKMYDFTNTGYEYLREMMNPVLATREGATLFDNNANTPNAMGRILFPINSNAFNANRKLVGDQNPPYDE from the coding sequence ATGAAAAGAATCAAATTAACCGCGATATTTTTTGCAGGACTGATGATGATCGCCAGTGTGCAGTGTAACAAAACACTGGATGAAAGTCCTGTTTCCACCAGCGATCCGAAAGATTTCTGGAAAGACCAGAACGACGCCAAAGCCTGGATGGCCGGCGTATACAACCAGCTGCAGACCGTGCTGCGGTTGAACTGGTTCGACTGGGGCGAAGTGCGTTCCGATAACATGACGGTGGCCGGTACCGGTAACGCGCAGGTGAAAATGTTGTCGAATGCGCTCACCGCCAACGACGCCGACCTGAACGGCACTACCACCTGGACCGAGCTGTACGTGGGCATTTCCCTCTGCAATTTCGGTATCAAGTATTTTCCGGAGATGATCGCGGAGAACCGCGATGCAGGCATCAATGTGTACAAAGATTACCTGGGGCAGTGTTACGCGCTGCGTGCGATGTATTATTTCTACGGCCTGCGTGTTTGGGGCAAGATGCCGCTGCTCACGGTGCCCGTGGAAGACCTGAACCAGGAAGTGCAGTTTGCGCGCTCACCGATCGCCGACGTTAAAAAACGGATACTCGACGACATCGATGCGTCGCTGGCCATCATCGGCAACGACATCACCACCAAAGCGATGAAATACCGCATCCAGAAAGGCGGTGTGTACGCCCTGAAAACGGACGTGCACATGTGGTTCCAGGAGTATGATGCGGCATTGGAAGCTTCCCAGAACTGCATCACCGAAAGCAAATGCACCTGGGTTACCGACAATATGAAGTGGAAAGACATGTTCGTAAACCCTGAAAACTCTACCGAAACCATCTTCAACCTCTGGTGGAACGATGTGGAAAGAGGTAACCAGGGCGTAGGCATATGCCAGAAACTGGGCTCGGGCTCCAACACCCACCAGTACAAGCTGCGTCCGGATCTGTGGCAGGAACTGAAAAACCACCTCGAAGGCGGCAAAACCACCGACGGCCGTTTTTACCTCTGCTGGGATACCGTGAAATATAACTCCGTGGCCAAATACACCACCGATGTGGTGCAGTTCGGCAAGTTCTCCCTGTGGAAAGCCGCACCGGGTGGCGAATTTATTTTCGAAGGCAACAATACCTGCAACGTAAAGATCCCCATCTACCGCTTTGCGGACATCATGCTGCTGCGCGCAGAGGCGCTGGCGCATAAAAGCCGCTTTACGGAAGCGCTGGACATTGTGAATAAAGTAAGGGAAAGAGTAGGGTATAAGGTAAAAGCAACGGAAGCGGACGTACCGGCCGGCATGGATAAGATCAAAGGCATCGAGCGCATCATTCTCAAGGAAAGGCAGTTCGAGCTGCTGGGCGAAGGCAAACGCTGGTTCGACCTCTGCCGTATCGACAAGATGTACGACTTCACCAACACCGGTTACGAATACCTGCGTGAGATGATGAATCCCGTGCTGGCTACCCGCGAAGGCGCTACGCTGTTCGATAACAACGCCAATACGCCGAACGCGATGGGCCGGATCCTGTTCCCGATCAACTCCAACGCGTTTAATGCGAACCGCAAGCTGGTGGGCGACCAGAACCCGCCTTACGACGAATAA
- a CDS encoding SusC/RagA family TonB-linked outer membrane protein, translated as MRQRMSANPRLFYARKWLLPLSMLLLLLVTVSAAAVAQTVKVQGTVKDEKGNSLPGVTVTVKGTKQGVAANMEGHYTISVPAGATLQFSMTGFTTKEEPVGNRTTINITLLESISTLNDVVVVGYGTQKKRDVTAAITSISAKAIEERQPVSVFDALQGAAPGVRVMSSSGAPGSEQDITIRGLSTLSDAGVKPLYIVDGVTMNNINSINPKDIQSIEILKDAASAAIYGSRSANGVVLITTKRGEEGKPQVSFDYFRSWSKLANRVPQSNRLERQIYDRRANIGLDPKPDDSTAFNRNADNDYQALITQTAIKNQFDIGVKGGTKVLNYYTGLQYLSEEGIILNTYNKRFSFRTNVEYRPNKKLTMATRLFAGFQDRSNTDEGNVIRQALQRPPHHALYTPSGEYVYNSGGRRNPIAEAYLRKDISNIYRGTVYQSFDYAITSFLNLHGDASADFELEKRNRFTSKLVDLTSDPVATATENTSLPIRTQSNVFLTYKQTFDKVHNVSATAGMNYEKNTFEETNIAGRRFVTESVETFNAAQEFSLADLYSSGTNSSLLGFFGRVGYDYKGRYLVNALIRRDGSSRFGRDTRWGSFPSVSVGWRFSDEPFMAGLSKILTDGKIRASWGVTGNQAIGDYDAQTQFIFGEYRYNGVSGIRTNTRLGNPSLKWEETIQPDLGIDLTFLNGRINFVADYYEKHTSDLLYDAPLPLEAGYPGKVRTNAGSIKNTGIELGVTAYPVRTKDFQWMTNVNWTKIRNEITRLPGGDYVDDIWYVGQGMEAGNFFGYEYQGIYEYDQSNAWSSDYKTRLIPQFERDAQGNVIIGKNMQPILTGYNTPDGQKYTGDVKQMTAAGKVSKGGDVIWTNLPDDKGVLNGNIGNEDRKIIGYGQPRWSMGWSNTFTYKTFTLAFSFYGNFGNHVYNENRRNTASFSNSNTTPEPYYIYTMWKYPGQITDSYRGGDKTADNSRRGNSSFLEDASFIRLQSARLGYSLPGDISRRLRLQMLNVYIYGNNLLTWTKYTGFDPEVNQRSVLKPGDDPGKYPRRRELGMGVNVSF; from the coding sequence ATGAGACAACGTATGAGCGCGAATCCCCGCCTCTTTTACGCCAGGAAGTGGCTGTTGCCGCTTTCGATGTTGCTGCTGCTGCTGGTGACGGTGAGTGCCGCCGCAGTTGCGCAAACCGTAAAAGTACAGGGTACCGTCAAGGATGAAAAGGGCAATTCCCTGCCCGGTGTAACGGTGACCGTAAAAGGCACCAAACAGGGTGTGGCCGCCAATATGGAAGGCCATTACACCATCTCGGTGCCTGCCGGCGCCACCCTCCAGTTTTCGATGACCGGCTTCACCACCAAAGAAGAACCGGTAGGCAACCGTACCACCATCAACATCACGCTGCTGGAAAGCATTTCCACGCTCAACGACGTAGTGGTGGTGGGCTACGGCACACAGAAAAAAAGAGACGTAACGGCGGCCATCACTTCCATCAGCGCGAAAGCGATTGAAGAGCGCCAGCCGGTAAGCGTGTTCGACGCCCTCCAGGGCGCAGCGCCCGGCGTCAGGGTCATGAGCAGCTCCGGAGCCCCCGGTTCGGAGCAGGACATTACCATCCGCGGCCTCTCCACCCTCTCGGACGCAGGCGTAAAACCGCTTTATATCGTAGACGGTGTGACGATGAACAATATCAATTCCATCAACCCGAAAGATATCCAGTCGATCGAAATCCTCAAAGACGCTGCCTCGGCTGCGATCTACGGTTCCCGCTCCGCCAACGGCGTGGTGCTCATCACCACCAAACGCGGGGAAGAAGGGAAACCGCAGGTGAGCTTTGATTATTTCCGCAGCTGGTCGAAACTGGCTAACAGGGTGCCGCAGTCCAACCGCCTCGAAAGGCAGATCTACGATCGCCGCGCCAATATCGGCCTGGATCCGAAACCGGACGATTCCACCGCATTCAACAGAAACGCCGACAACGATTACCAGGCCCTCATCACCCAGACCGCCATCAAAAACCAGTTCGACATCGGCGTGAAAGGCGGCACCAAAGTGCTGAACTATTACACCGGCCTGCAATACCTCTCGGAAGAGGGCATCATCCTCAATACCTACAACAAACGTTTCTCCTTCCGTACCAACGTGGAGTACAGGCCGAATAAAAAACTGACCATGGCCACGCGGCTGTTCGCAGGCTTCCAGGACAGAAGCAACACGGACGAAGGCAACGTGATCCGCCAGGCGCTGCAACGCCCGCCGCATCATGCGCTGTACACGCCCAGCGGGGAATATGTGTATAACAGCGGCGGCCGTAGAAACCCGATTGCGGAAGCTTACCTCCGTAAGGATATATCGAATATTTACCGCGGAACCGTATACCAGTCGTTCGACTACGCCATCACCTCTTTCCTGAACCTGCACGGCGACGCGTCTGCGGACTTCGAACTGGAGAAACGAAACCGCTTTACATCGAAGCTGGTGGACCTCACCAGCGACCCCGTAGCCACGGCTACCGAAAACACCTCGCTGCCGATCAGAACGCAGTCGAACGTTTTCCTGACCTACAAACAGACGTTCGATAAAGTGCACAACGTGAGCGCCACGGCAGGGATGAACTATGAAAAAAACACTTTCGAGGAAACCAATATCGCCGGCCGCCGGTTTGTAACGGAATCCGTGGAAACGTTCAACGCTGCGCAGGAATTTTCCCTGGCGGACCTGTACAGCTCCGGTACCAACTCCTCGCTGCTGGGCTTCTTCGGCAGGGTTGGATACGACTATAAAGGCCGCTACCTCGTGAACGCGCTCATCCGCCGCGACGGTTCGTCCCGCTTCGGCCGCGATACCCGCTGGGGCAGCTTCCCCTCCGTATCCGTGGGCTGGCGCTTCAGCGACGAGCCTTTCATGGCAGGCCTGTCTAAGATCCTGACCGACGGTAAAATCCGCGCCAGCTGGGGTGTTACAGGTAACCAGGCCATCGGCGACTATGATGCGCAAACCCAGTTCATTTTCGGGGAATACCGTTACAACGGCGTGAGCGGCATCAGAACCAATACCCGCCTCGGCAACCCGTCGCTGAAATGGGAAGAAACCATTCAGCCTGACCTGGGCATCGACCTGACTTTCCTGAACGGCCGCATCAACTTTGTTGCGGACTATTACGAAAAACATACTTCAGACCTGCTGTACGACGCGCCGCTACCCCTCGAAGCGGGTTATCCCGGCAAGGTGCGCACCAACGCCGGCAGCATCAAAAATACCGGTATCGAGCTGGGTGTGACGGCTTACCCCGTCCGCACGAAAGACTTCCAGTGGATGACCAACGTGAACTGGACCAAAATCCGGAACGAGATCACCCGCCTGCCCGGCGGCGACTACGTGGATGATATCTGGTATGTTGGCCAGGGCATGGAAGCCGGTAACTTCTTTGGTTATGAATACCAGGGAATTTACGAGTACGACCAGAGCAACGCCTGGTCATCCGATTACAAAACCCGCCTCATCCCGCAGTTCGAGCGCGATGCGCAGGGCAACGTGATCATCGGCAAAAACATGCAGCCCATCCTCACCGGCTACAACACGCCCGACGGACAGAAATATACCGGCGACGTGAAACAGATGACGGCGGCGGGCAAGGTATCCAAAGGCGGCGACGTGATCTGGACCAACCTGCCCGATGACAAAGGCGTGCTCAACGGCAACATCGGTAACGAAGACAGGAAGATCATCGGTTACGGGCAGCCCCGCTGGAGCATGGGCTGGAGCAATACCTTCACCTACAAAACCTTCACCCTGGCATTTTCTTTCTACGGCAACTTCGGCAACCACGTGTACAACGAGAACAGGCGGAACACGGCCTCATTCTCCAACTCGAACACAACGCCGGAACCGTATTATATCTACACCATGTGGAAGTATCCTGGCCAGATCACCGATTCTTACAGGGGCGGCGATAAAACGGCGGACAACTCCCGCCGCGGCAACAGCTCCTTCCTGGAAGACGCCTCCTTTATCCGCCTGCAGTCTGCCCGCCTGGGGTATTCCCTGCCGGGCGATATCAGCAGAAGACTACGGCTGCAGATGCTGAATGTGTATATCTACGGCAATAACCTGTTAACATGGACCAAGTACACCGGTTTTGATCCGGAAGTAAACCAGCGCAGCGTATTGAAACCCGGCGACGACCCGGGCAAATACCCCCGCAGGCGTGAATTGGGCATGGGTGTAAACGTTTCATTTTAA
- a CDS encoding SWIB/MDM2 domain-containing protein, whose amino-acid sequence MEPTLWRKSQVIRLKFLVVYSPILVFFSHLAGRSEYREGKTAAVILMRPAGNISLRAAFKRPGKDRILETFALRFPVFPSFLWHWGINFAPALCNNILHCSVNELKIYLTMAKAVKKAATATKKTAEKSNSGFMAPLTPSPALAAVIGDAPLARTAIVKAIWDYIKAHGLQDQKNKRMINADSKLKPVFGKDQISMFELAKLINQHVK is encoded by the coding sequence GTGGAACCAACATTATGGCGTAAAAGTCAGGTAATTCGCCTGAAATTCCTTGTCGTTTATTCACCAATACTTGTATTTTTTTCACACCTGGCGGGCCGATCGGAGTACCGGGAAGGTAAAACCGCGGCAGTGATCCTCATGCGGCCGGCGGGGAACATTTCCCTGCGGGCCGCATTCAAACGGCCCGGAAAGGACCGGATTTTGGAAACGTTTGCACTTCGTTTCCCTGTTTTCCCTTCATTTTTATGGCATTGGGGCATAAATTTTGCACCCGCCCTATGCAACAATATATTACATTGCAGTGTTAACGAACTTAAAATTTACCTCACAATGGCAAAAGCAGTAAAAAAAGCAGCTACGGCAACTAAAAAAACAGCGGAAAAATCCAATTCAGGGTTCATGGCCCCCCTCACCCCCAGCCCTGCACTGGCTGCCGTGATCGGCGATGCTCCTTTGGCTAGAACCGCCATTGTTAAAGCGATCTGGGACTATATCAAGGCACACGGCCTGCAGGACCAGAAGAACAAGCGTATGATCAATGCAGACAGCAAACTGAAGCCTGTATTCGGCAAAGACCAGATTTCGATGTTTGAACTGGCTAAACTGATCAACCAGCACGTTAAATAA
- a CDS encoding GMC oxidoreductase translates to MINLNLKAKPANTYDAIVIGSGISGGWAAKELCEKGLKVLMLERGRQLEHIKDYTNAVKAPWEVEHRGRLTTEQKKSHPYLIRERVYSEFNESYWMKDADSPYTEEKRFDWTRPDIVGGRSIMWGRGSLRLSEMDFEANAKDGMGIDWPIRYKDLAPWYDHVEAFAGISGQAEGLPHLPDGVFQPPMEMNCFEKETKKRIEATYPGRKMTIFRTANLTERIGDREKCQYRNRCAMGCPFGAYFSTQSSTLPAAVKTGNLSLRPDSIVNSIIYDEEKGKATGVRVIDKHTKAVTEYYARIIFLNASALGSTFILLNSISSRFPQGLGNDHGVLGHYLMDHHFHAGASGISEEFADKYYYGQRPAGFYIPRFRNIGTDKRSYLRGFGYSGSSSRTGWSRGIAELGIGASYKDYLSEPGPWQMGLMGFGECLPYYENQVTLDHSLKDTWGQPVLKFNCEFKENERQMRVDMDADAAEMLEAAGLKDVKPFQRDSYPGGAIHEMGTARMGRDPRTSMLNAWNQVHSAKNVFVTDGACMTSSACQNPSLTYMALTARAADYAVQELKRQSL, encoded by the coding sequence ATGATCAACCTGAACCTGAAGGCGAAACCCGCGAACACGTACGATGCCATCGTGATAGGCTCCGGCATCAGCGGGGGCTGGGCTGCCAAGGAGCTCTGCGAAAAGGGGCTGAAAGTATTGATGCTGGAACGCGGCCGGCAGCTGGAGCATATCAAGGATTATACGAATGCCGTGAAGGCGCCGTGGGAGGTGGAGCATCGCGGGAGGTTGACGACGGAACAGAAAAAATCTCATCCGTACCTCATCCGCGAGCGGGTATACAGCGAGTTCAATGAAAGTTACTGGATGAAGGACGCCGACAGTCCGTATACCGAAGAAAAACGTTTCGACTGGACGCGGCCCGACATCGTGGGTGGGCGTTCGATCATGTGGGGGAGAGGGTCTTTGCGGCTGAGTGAGATGGATTTTGAAGCCAATGCGAAAGACGGGATGGGGATCGACTGGCCCATCCGCTACAAAGACCTGGCGCCCTGGTACGATCATGTGGAAGCATTTGCGGGCATCAGCGGTCAGGCCGAAGGGTTGCCGCATCTGCCCGATGGGGTGTTTCAGCCGCCGATGGAGATGAACTGTTTTGAAAAGGAAACGAAAAAACGGATAGAAGCCACTTATCCCGGCCGGAAAATGACCATCTTCCGCACCGCCAATCTCACCGAAAGAATCGGTGACCGCGAAAAGTGCCAGTACCGGAACCGTTGTGCGATGGGATGCCCGTTCGGCGCGTATTTCAGCACGCAGTCGTCGACCCTTCCCGCAGCCGTCAAAACCGGCAATCTCTCCCTCCGGCCCGATTCGATCGTAAACTCCATTATCTACGACGAAGAAAAAGGTAAAGCTACCGGCGTGCGGGTGATCGACAAACACACCAAAGCCGTCACCGAATATTATGCCCGCATAATTTTCCTGAACGCATCCGCACTGGGGAGTACGTTTATATTGCTGAATTCCATTTCATCACGCTTCCCGCAAGGGCTGGGCAACGATCATGGCGTGCTGGGGCACTACCTGATGGACCATCATTTCCATGCAGGCGCCAGCGGTATTTCCGAAGAGTTTGCCGATAAATATTATTACGGCCAGCGTCCCGCCGGTTTTTATATTCCCCGTTTCAGGAATATCGGCACAGACAAACGGTCCTATCTCCGTGGTTTCGGTTATTCAGGCTCCAGCAGCCGCACCGGTTGGTCGCGGGGCATTGCGGAGCTTGGTATCGGCGCTTCCTACAAAGATTACCTGTCGGAGCCCGGGCCCTGGCAAATGGGCCTGATGGGCTTTGGCGAATGCCTGCCGTATTATGAAAACCAGGTAACGCTCGATCATTCGCTGAAAGACACCTGGGGCCAGCCGGTCCTGAAATTCAACTGCGAGTTTAAGGAGAATGAGCGGCAAATGCGGGTGGATATGGACGCGGATGCCGCGGAAATGCTGGAGGCGGCCGGATTAAAAGATGTAAAACCGTTCCAGCGTGATTCTTACCCCGGCGGCGCCATTCACGAAATGGGCACAGCCCGCATGGGCCGCGATCCCCGTACGTCGATGCTCAATGCCTGGAACCAGGTGCACAGCGCGAAGAATGTATTTGTAACCGACGGCGCATGTATGACTTCTTCCGCCTGCCAGAACCCTTCGCTGACGTATATGGCGCTCACGGCGCGCGCGGCGGATTATGCGGTGCAGGAGCTGAAGCGGCAGTCGTTGTAG